A genomic segment from Amphiura filiformis chromosome 10, Afil_fr2py, whole genome shotgun sequence encodes:
- the LOC140161884 gene encoding uncharacterized protein translates to MATAQKTKKVAKPCAHPPCPDMVVAAVGALKEKKGSSVSAIKKYIAANYKCDIEKLNSHINKALKSCVTKGSLVQVKGQGASGSFKLGTKKADAEKEKAIKAKAAARKKAAAEKKKEKREAAKVKKAAKLKAKKEAAKAKKTAATKKTVKKTTTKKKSTKKAAKKVTPKKTAKPAKKAATKKPAKKTPVKKKTATKTKKTAPKKK, encoded by the coding sequence ATGGCTACTGCTCAGAAAACCAAGAAGGTCGCTAAGCCCTGTGCTCATCCACCATGTCCTGACATGGTCGTCGCCGCCGTCGGTGctctgaaagaaaagaaagggtcgTCTGTTTCAGCCATCAAGAAATACATCGCTGCAAACTACAAGTGCGACATTGAGAAGCTGAACTCGCACATCAACAAAGCCTTGAAGTCTTGTGTAACCAAGGGCAGCCTGGTCCAGGTAAAAGGACAGGGAGCCAGTGGTTCTTTCAAACTGGGAACCAAGAAAGCTGACGCAGAAAAGGAAAAGGCGATTAAGGCTAAAGCAGCAGCACGCAAGAAGGCAGCCGCCGAAAAGAAGAAGGAGAAAAGAGAGGCAGCGAAGGTCAAGAAAGCAGCTAAGCTGAAGGCAAAGAAGGAGGCAGCAAAGGCAAAGAAGACAGCAGCAACAAAGAAGACTGTCAAGAAGACGACAACGAAGAAGAAGTCTACAAAGAAAGCCGCTAAGAAAGTCACACCAAAGAAGACTGCAAAGCCAGCGAAGAAAGCAGCGACAAAGAAGCCAGCAAAGAAAACACCTGTTAAGAAGAAGACTGCCACGAAGACAAAGAAGACAGCACCCAAGAAGAAGTAA
- the LOC140162279 gene encoding histone H4 encodes MSGRGKGGKGLGKGGAKRHRKVLRDNIQGITKPAIRRLARRGGVKRISGLIYEETRGVLKVFLENVIRDAVTYCEHAKRKTVTAMDVVYALKRQGRTLYGFGG; translated from the coding sequence ATGTCTGGCCGTGGTAAAGGAGGAAAGGGACTTGGAAAAGGTGGCGCCAAACGTCACCGCAAGGTCTTGCGTGATAACATCCAGGGTATCACCAAACCAGCTATCCGCCGTTTGGCCCGTCGAGGTGGTGTGAAACGTATCTCTGGTCTTATCTATGAAGAGACCCGTGGTGTGTTGAAAGTCTTCCTCGAGAATGTCATCCGTGATGCAGTTACATATTGCGAGCATGCCAAGAGAAAGACGGTCACAGCAATGGACGTCGTCTACGCTCTGAAACGCCAAGGGCGTACCTTGTACGGATTCGGCGGTTAA
- the LOC140162273 gene encoding histone H2A-like: MSGRGKGGKARSKAKSRSSRAGLQFPVGRVHRFLRKGNYAERVGAGAPVYLAAVMEYLAAEILELAGNAARDNKKTRINPRHLQLAIRNDEELNKLLSGVTIAQGGVLPTQAVLLPKKTTKAK; encoded by the coding sequence ATGTCTGGAcgtggtaaaggaggaaaagCAAGATCTAAGGCCAAGAGCCGATCTTCAAGAGCTGGACTGCAGTTTCCAGTCGGTCGTGTACACCGTTTCTTGCGCAAAGGCAACTATGCTGAGCGTGTGGGAGCTGGTGCCCCAGTTTATTTGGCTGCTGTGATGGAGTATCTGGCTGCTGAGATCCTGGAGTTGGCCGGTAATGCTGCCCGAGACAACAAGAAGACAAGAATCAACCCGCGTCACTTACAACTTGCCATCCGCAACGACGAAGAGTTGAACAAGCTACTCAGCGGTGTCACCATCGCACAAGGTGGTGTCCTCCCCACCCAGGCTGTACTTCTACCGAAGAAGACCACCAAGGCGAAATAG
- the LOC140162274 gene encoding histone H3, embryonic — translation MARTKQTARKSTGGKAPRKQLATKAARKSAPATGGVKKPHRYRPGTVALREIRRYQKSTELLIRKLPFQRLVREIAQDFKTELRFQSSAVMALQEASEAYLVGLFEDTNLCAIHAKRVTIMPKDIQLARRIRGERA, via the coding sequence ATGGCTCGTACAAAGCAAACCGCACGTAAATCTACTGGAGGAAAGGCTCCACGCAAGCAGCTTGCCACCAAGGCAGCTCGCAAATCAGCACCAGCAACCGGCGGTGTGAAGAAACCACATCGTTACAGGCCAGGTACAGTGGCGCTTCGTGAGATCCGTCGCTACCAGAAGAGCACCGAGCTCCTCATCCGCAAGCTACCGTTCCAGCGGCTGGTCCGTGAAATCGCCCAAGACTTCAAGACGGAGTTGCGCTTCCAGAGTTCTGCCGTCATGGCCCTGCAGGAGGCAAGCGAAGCATACTTGGTTGGCCTCTTTGAAGATACCAACCTGTGTGCAATCCATGCCAAGCGTGTGACCATCATGCCGAAAGACATCCAGCTGGCACGCCGCATCCGTGGAGAGCGCGCATAA
- the LOC140161885 gene encoding histone H4-like, with protein sequence MSGRGKGGKGLGKGGANRHRKVLRDNIQGITKPAIRRLARRGGVKRLSGLIYEETRGVLKVFLENVIRDAVTYCEHAKRKTVTAMDVVYALKRQGRTLYGFGG encoded by the coding sequence ATGTCTGGCCGTGGTAAAGGAGGAAAGGGACTTGGAAAAGGTGGCGCCAATCGTCATCGCAAGGTCTTGCGTGATAACATCCAGGGTATCACCAAACCAGCTATCCGCCGTTTGGCCCGTCGAGGTGGTGTGAAACGTCTCTCTGGTCTTATCTATGAAGAGACCCGTGGTGTGTTGAAAGTCTTCCTCGAGAATGTCATCCGTGATGCAGTTACATATTGCGAGCATGCCAAGAGAAAGACGGTCACAGCAATGGACGTCGTCTACGCTCTGAAACGCCAAGGGCGTACCTTGTACGGATTCGGCGGTTAA
- the LOC140162278 gene encoding histone H3, embryonic: MARTKQTARKSTGGKAPRKQLATKAARKSAPATGGVKKPHRYRPGTVALREIRRYQKSTELLIRKLPFQRLVREIAQDFKTELRFQSSAVMALQEASEAYLVGLFEDTNLCAIHAKRVTIMPKDIQLARRIRGERA; the protein is encoded by the coding sequence ATGGCTCGTACAAAGCAAACCGCACGTAAATCTACTGGAGGAAAGGCTCCACGCAAGCAGCTTGCCACCAAGGCAGCTCGCAAATCAGCACCAGCAACCGGCGGTGTGAAGAAACCACATCGTTACAGGCCAGGTACAGTGGCGCTTCGTGAGATCCGTCGCTACCAGAAGAGCACCGAGCTCCTCATCCGCAAGCTACCGTTCCAGCGGCTGGTCCGTGAAATCGCCCAAGACTTCAAGACGGAGCTGCGCTTCCAGAGTTCTGCCGTCATGGCCCTGCAGGAGGCAAGCGAAGCATACTTGGTTGGCCTCTTTGAAGATACCAACCTGTGTGCAATCCATGCCAAGCGTGTGACCATCATGCCGAAAGACATCCAGCTGGCACGCCGCATCCGTGGAGAGCGCGCATAA